In Pirellulaceae bacterium, a single genomic region encodes these proteins:
- the alaS gene encoding alanine--tRNA ligase yields MHTNELRSKYLEFFESKGHSRRQSDVLVPAWDPSVLFTPAGMNQFKPHFLGKVKLDFTRATTCQKCLRTGDIDNVGRTAYHHTFFEMLGNFSFGDYFKRDAIHWAWEFLTSKDWLAIDSSRLSVTVYVDDHEAAKIWQNDIGLSGDRIERMDEEDNFWPASSPSQGPDGVCGPCSEIFYKNDRGQLVEIWNLVFTQFNRVGSPPDNLRPLPSKNIDTGMGLERTAAVLQGVETNYHIDILRPIVEAAAEVCGIAYEPESENGRRLRRITDHVRACTFSIHENVYPGPHKEKYVIRRLLRRAVLDGHQIGRRDPFLYELVPIVAEMMRVPYPELTETRERVANVIEQEEKAFFGTIDDGLQRIERIFASMQRADRSVIDGAEAADLYQTYGVPAELFESLASDHEFTFDWKGFQQAMAAHGEASGKLAQTVMGVMGPIDSIKKAVKETRFLGYEVTSADAEVKGIIQGDQVADQISKLGEQVIVVLDQTPFYGESGGQVGDAGEITGETCKLIVNDTQKDGDLVLHYCELSEGVLAPGAKVGATVDLERRDAIRRAHSATHILHHALQKTLGSHAQQQGSKVTDDWLRFDFTNMAPIATAELEAVIDDVRCKIQSKQPIVWEVVSLADAREAGAMMLFGEKYPDPVRMVSMGDFSRELCGGTHLDNTADVGAFEIITEEGVSAGTRRIVALTGAKATEYIQSTEAAVQKSSAALDVSAVDLPAAVKHLALQVRDLKKELSGSGKGVDPKAFQATSTSKQEEKPIQVHLTLREAAKVLNVKMSEVVDRIHAAIAERDSLLKQLSTRKEEDIISAADLIDRAEKVGDVTVVVAEVLHANSNVLRQLIDQLRKAVAPCVVFLATSDGDSKVILVAGVSRDLVDQLHAGNLVKQVAPIVGGGGGGKPDMAQAGGKDPTSLPQALEAAQKHIRDRLNREA; encoded by the coding sequence ATGCATACTAATGAACTCCGCTCGAAGTACTTAGAGTTCTTCGAAAGCAAGGGACATTCGCGACGCCAAAGCGATGTTCTCGTTCCCGCTTGGGATCCATCGGTATTGTTCACGCCCGCGGGGATGAATCAGTTCAAACCGCATTTCCTCGGGAAGGTGAAGCTGGACTTCACCCGTGCAACCACTTGCCAAAAATGTCTCCGGACCGGCGATATCGACAATGTAGGGCGCACTGCCTATCACCACACCTTTTTTGAGATGCTGGGTAACTTTAGTTTTGGCGATTATTTCAAACGTGATGCGATCCACTGGGCCTGGGAGTTTCTGACGAGCAAAGATTGGTTGGCGATTGATTCCAGCCGACTGAGTGTGACCGTCTATGTGGATGATCATGAGGCGGCTAAAATCTGGCAAAACGATATTGGTTTGTCCGGAGACCGTATTGAACGAATGGACGAGGAGGACAACTTCTGGCCTGCCAGTTCGCCGAGTCAGGGACCGGATGGCGTTTGTGGGCCGTGTAGTGAGATCTTCTATAAGAATGATCGTGGACAACTGGTTGAAATCTGGAATCTTGTTTTCACACAATTTAATCGCGTCGGCAGTCCACCTGACAACTTACGTCCATTACCGAGCAAAAATATCGATACTGGAATGGGGCTTGAGCGAACGGCCGCCGTATTGCAGGGAGTGGAAACAAACTATCACATTGATATTTTGCGTCCGATCGTTGAGGCGGCAGCGGAAGTTTGTGGAATTGCTTACGAACCAGAGAGCGAAAATGGACGGAGACTCCGGCGAATTACCGATCATGTTCGCGCCTGTACATTTTCGATTCACGAAAATGTTTATCCCGGGCCGCACAAAGAGAAGTATGTCATTCGGCGTCTACTGAGACGAGCCGTTTTGGATGGCCATCAAATCGGTCGACGCGACCCGTTTCTTTACGAGTTGGTCCCGATCGTCGCTGAAATGATGAGGGTTCCGTATCCAGAATTAACGGAGACGCGCGAGCGTGTGGCAAATGTTATTGAACAAGAAGAGAAGGCTTTCTTCGGTACCATCGACGATGGTTTGCAGCGCATTGAGCGGATTTTTGCTTCCATGCAGCGAGCAGACCGTTCCGTGATTGACGGAGCGGAAGCGGCGGACCTCTATCAAACTTATGGGGTTCCCGCAGAGCTTTTTGAATCGCTGGCTTCCGATCATGAATTCACCTTTGATTGGAAAGGCTTTCAGCAAGCAATGGCGGCTCATGGAGAAGCTTCCGGTAAGCTGGCTCAAACGGTGATGGGTGTGATGGGCCCGATCGATTCGATTAAGAAGGCCGTGAAAGAGACACGGTTTCTTGGCTACGAAGTGACGTCCGCGGATGCGGAGGTGAAGGGCATCATTCAGGGTGATCAAGTCGCTGATCAGATTTCGAAGCTGGGAGAACAGGTGATTGTTGTCTTGGATCAGACGCCTTTTTACGGTGAATCGGGTGGTCAGGTTGGGGATGCCGGCGAGATCACAGGTGAAACATGCAAGCTGATTGTCAACGACACTCAGAAAGACGGTGATCTCGTCCTGCATTATTGTGAGTTGTCGGAGGGCGTGTTAGCGCCTGGGGCAAAAGTCGGCGCAACGGTCGATTTGGAAAGGCGGGATGCTATTCGACGGGCCCATTCGGCGACACATATACTGCATCACGCGCTACAGAAAACCTTGGGCAGTCACGCGCAGCAGCAAGGTTCAAAGGTTACGGATGATTGGTTGCGATTTGATTTTACGAATATGGCTCCCATTGCAACGGCGGAGCTTGAAGCCGTAATCGACGATGTGCGTTGTAAGATCCAAAGCAAGCAGCCTATCGTTTGGGAAGTCGTTTCCTTAGCCGATGCACGTGAGGCCGGCGCTATGATGCTTTTCGGCGAGAAATATCCGGATCCAGTGCGGATGGTTTCGATGGGCGATTTTAGTCGTGAGCTATGCGGTGGAACCCATCTTGATAACACGGCTGATGTGGGGGCCTTTGAGATTATCACTGAGGAGGGGGTTTCGGCTGGTACTCGTCGTATTGTTGCCCTCACGGGGGCAAAAGCCACTGAGTACATTCAGAGTACAGAGGCGGCGGTGCAAAAGTCCTCCGCAGCGTTAGATGTATCTGCGGTTGATTTGCCAGCGGCCGTGAAGCATCTCGCTCTTCAGGTGCGGGACCTGAAGAAAGAGCTCAGCGGCTCGGGCAAAGGCGTCGATCCAAAAGCTTTTCAAGCGACATCCACTTCCAAGCAGGAAGAAAAGCCAATTCAAGTGCATCTCACATTGCGAGAGGCGGCCAAAGTGCTGAATGTGAAAATGTCAGAAGTGGTTGATCGGATTCACGCTGCGATTGCTGAACGAGATTCTTTGTTGAAGCAGTTGTCGACTCGAAAAGAAGAAGATATTATTTCGGCCGCCGACTTGATCGATCGTGCGGAGAAAGTCGGTGATGTGACCGTCGTGGTCGCCGAGGTGCTCCATGCTAACTCGAATGTGTTACGGCAATTGATTGATCAATTGAGAAAAGCGGTAGCGCCATGTGTCGTATTTCTCGCGACATCGGATGGTGATTCAAAGGTTATTTTGGTTGCCGGCGTGAGTCGAGACTTGGTTGACCAACTTCACGCTGGTAATTTAGTCAAACAGGTGGCACCAATCGTTGGCGGTGGCGGCGGTGGTAAACCAGACATGGCACAAGCGGGTGGAAAAGATCCAACTAGCCTGCCCCAAGCGCTCGAAGCTGCCCAGAAGCACATCCGGGATCGATTGAACCGGGAGGCGTAG
- the tpx gene encoding thiol peroxidase: MSRQGAITFKGNPMTLVGEAVAAGQPAPDFTVHAFENGQMNTITKADVAGKPTIISVVPSLDTPVCQTQTKNFNERLGTLGDQVNALTISLDLPFAQNRFCGAEGISSIRSASDYQDRTFGNNWGMLIEELKILARGVYVLDADGNVAYAEVVSEVTDEPNYDAALQVVNELVA, translated from the coding sequence ATGTCTCGCCAAGGAGCAATTACTTTTAAGGGAAATCCGATGACGCTGGTTGGAGAAGCTGTTGCAGCGGGTCAACCAGCGCCTGACTTCACCGTGCATGCGTTCGAAAATGGTCAAATGAATACGATCACGAAAGCGGATGTGGCCGGTAAGCCCACCATCATCAGTGTCGTGCCGTCGTTGGATACCCCTGTTTGTCAGACGCAAACGAAGAATTTCAATGAGCGTTTAGGAACTCTTGGCGATCAGGTCAATGCATTGACCATTAGCCTGGATCTGCCCTTTGCTCAAAATCGGTTTTGCGGTGCGGAAGGCATCAGCAGTATTCGCAGTGCGAGTGATTATCAAGACCGCACATTTGGTAACAATTGGGGAATGTTGATCGAGGAGCTGAAAATCCTGGCTCGTGGCGTCTACGTGCTCGATGCAGATGGAAATGTCGCCTACGCGGAAGTGGTTAGCGAAGTGACCGATGAGCCCAACTATGACGCTGCGCTGCAGGTTGTTAATGAGCTTGTCGCGTAG
- a CDS encoding sulfatase has product MRWLSSRQRLDIHRPRGCKRSTIGSRRYSPNQEGEYRFECHDASFADATAASPGKPPPNRGNEMMMRVNWVAMILLCSWNPVVAQQKPNIVFVMIDDLGWMDLACQGNKLVETPNIDRLASQGMRFTSAYAAAPVCSPTRAAVLTGQSPARLRITNHIPDQKRFLPDNPTLLPATMLDHLPLTHTTLAERLKASGYRTAFLGKWHLSGPGRGEAKWGPEQQGFDLNVGGCGYGGPPTFFDPYRIPTIADQKPGEYLPHRLADEAIDFIGSEDGRPFLLFLWNYTVHWPMEAPQPLLEKYANRKGPGLNDTRYGAMIEAMDLAVGRVLQAIDQAGIADNTVIVFTSDNGGFDGVADNRPLRAAKGHLYEGGIRVPLIVRWPKMVPADTRCDTPVISMDFFPTLLEAAGEELTENQPLDGVSIMSLLKGGSELEREALYFHYPNYAFHRSNRLGSAIRKGRYKLVENFHDGSCELYDLSDDLGETNNLATARPELAQQLQRELATWRTSVNAALPRPVR; this is encoded by the coding sequence TTGAGATGGCTCTCAAGTCGACAACGCCTCGATATTCATCGCCCGCGAGGCTGCAAACGTAGTACAATCGGAAGCAGACGATATTCACCTAATCAAGAAGGTGAATATCGTTTCGAGTGTCATGATGCTTCCTTTGCAGATGCTACGGCTGCCTCTCCGGGTAAGCCTCCACCTAACCGAGGTAACGAGATGATGATGCGAGTCAACTGGGTGGCTATGATCTTGCTCTGTAGTTGGAATCCAGTTGTTGCCCAGCAAAAACCAAACATCGTTTTTGTCATGATTGACGATTTGGGTTGGATGGACTTGGCTTGCCAAGGCAACAAACTGGTCGAGACACCGAATATTGATCGCCTCGCAAGTCAAGGAATGCGTTTTACATCTGCCTACGCAGCGGCCCCTGTTTGTTCGCCGACGCGAGCTGCCGTACTCACGGGACAGTCACCCGCACGGTTGAGAATAACCAACCATATACCTGATCAGAAAAGGTTTCTCCCCGACAATCCCACGTTACTGCCGGCCACGATGCTCGACCATCTCCCGTTAACGCACACCACACTTGCCGAACGGTTAAAGGCGAGCGGGTACCGTACGGCGTTTCTCGGTAAATGGCACCTTTCCGGACCGGGGCGCGGCGAGGCGAAATGGGGGCCTGAACAGCAAGGTTTTGATTTGAACGTTGGCGGTTGTGGATACGGTGGCCCCCCAACATTCTTTGATCCCTATCGCATCCCGACGATTGCCGATCAAAAGCCGGGCGAGTATCTGCCCCACCGCTTAGCTGACGAGGCGATCGACTTCATCGGTTCGGAAGACGGGCGTCCGTTTCTGTTGTTCCTCTGGAATTATACTGTCCACTGGCCGATGGAGGCTCCGCAGCCTTTACTGGAGAAGTATGCCAATCGGAAGGGGCCAGGACTCAATGACACTCGTTACGGAGCGATGATAGAAGCTATGGATTTGGCGGTGGGGCGGGTCTTACAGGCGATTGATCAAGCAGGAATCGCTGACAACACGGTGATTGTCTTTACCTCTGACAACGGAGGCTTTGATGGTGTGGCTGACAATCGCCCCCTGCGCGCCGCCAAAGGTCATTTATACGAAGGTGGCATTCGCGTGCCCTTAATTGTGCGTTGGCCCAAGATGGTTCCCGCTGATACTCGATGCGATACACCCGTGATCAGCATGGATTTTTTTCCGACTTTATTAGAAGCGGCAGGGGAAGAGCTCACCGAGAATCAGCCGCTGGATGGTGTAAGTATCATGAGTTTGTTGAAAGGCGGATCGGAATTGGAGCGCGAAGCTCTTTATTTTCATTATCCAAACTACGCCTTTCATCGATCGAATCGCTTGGGATCGGCGATCAGGAAGGGTCGGTACAAATTGGTGGAAAACTTTCACGACGGTTCATGCGAGTTGTATGACCTGAGTGATGACCTTGGTGAGACCAATAATCTGGCAACTGCACGGCCCGAGCTTGCTCAGCAGCTCCAACGTGAACTCGCCACTTGGCGAACTTCTGTCAACGCAGCGCTTCCTCGCCCTGTGCGGTGA
- a CDS encoding BON domain-containing protein has product MTIREDRVGLEDKVEKALQLNPYLTRNGLRCETNQGRVILRGEVNSYFQKQMATETLRKLRGIEEIDNQLEVNSE; this is encoded by the coding sequence ATGACGATTCGAGAAGACAGAGTTGGTTTGGAGGACAAAGTCGAAAAAGCACTCCAACTAAATCCCTACCTGACTCGAAATGGACTTCGCTGCGAAACAAACCAAGGACGAGTGATACTTCGCGGGGAAGTCAACAGTTACTTCCAAAAACAAATGGCGACTGAAACCCTGAGGAAATTGCGTGGCATCGAGGAAATTGACAACCAACTGGAAGTCAATTCGGAATGA
- the serA gene encoding phosphoglycerate dehydrogenase has protein sequence MASIIVLDNLAQEGLDLLAASEGIEHEVQTGLKGDDLRAALTKHDGAICRSGVKLTADILDHNTNLKAIVRAGVGTDNIDKTAATRQGIIVMNTPTGNTVSTAEHAFALMLGMSRSLAPANQSLVEGRWDRKAYMGSQLADKTLGIVGLGRIGQEVAARGIAFGMRVIGFDPFLSADRATELGIEPIPTVDEMLPRIDYLTVHTPLTPETENLIDEAQIEMMKPTVRLVNCARGGIYNEEALASAIKAGRIAGVALDVYRNEPCTDHPLFGLPGVLCTPHLGASTEEAQTQVAIEAVDLLVNFLKNGEIRHAVNMAAVDPKTLESLRGFLDVSYRLGKFLSQSHDGKIQACRLNFRGEVATKDINLLTSAFCAGLVETAMDEPVNIVNAKVLLQDRGIDIVAESRPDRGAFNASITAEIETENATFQAGGTLFGHDMPRLILLDEYRLEAYLDGVMFVFNHHDVPGIIGKVGSVFGEHGVNIGQMAVGRAGPGENAVGILNLDSPPPQAAIDSLLSDPHIERCRVVALPKAGTSPSWL, from the coding sequence ATGGCCAGTATCATCGTGCTCGACAATCTCGCGCAAGAAGGTTTGGACCTGCTTGCCGCTTCCGAAGGGATAGAACACGAAGTCCAAACAGGACTCAAGGGTGACGACCTGCGCGCTGCGCTAACGAAGCACGATGGAGCAATCTGTCGAAGTGGCGTCAAACTCACTGCCGATATACTCGATCACAATACGAATCTCAAAGCGATCGTTCGAGCTGGCGTAGGGACTGACAACATTGACAAGACGGCTGCCACGCGTCAGGGCATCATCGTCATGAACACCCCCACGGGAAATACCGTCAGCACGGCCGAACACGCGTTCGCTCTGATGCTTGGCATGTCTCGCAGTCTAGCACCGGCCAACCAAAGCTTGGTGGAAGGCAGATGGGATCGAAAAGCCTACATGGGAAGCCAACTTGCTGACAAAACACTCGGCATTGTTGGTCTCGGACGCATCGGCCAGGAAGTGGCTGCACGTGGCATTGCATTTGGCATGCGAGTGATCGGCTTTGACCCTTTCCTGTCAGCTGATCGCGCGACCGAACTTGGCATCGAACCGATTCCAACCGTTGATGAAATGCTACCGCGTATTGACTACCTCACCGTGCATACACCGTTGACACCCGAAACAGAAAACTTAATTGATGAAGCTCAGATCGAGATGATGAAGCCAACCGTACGTTTGGTGAATTGCGCTCGAGGCGGCATCTATAACGAAGAGGCATTGGCTTCGGCCATTAAGGCGGGCCGTATTGCGGGCGTCGCACTCGATGTGTATCGTAACGAGCCTTGCACCGATCATCCCCTCTTTGGACTTCCGGGCGTCCTTTGCACGCCCCACTTGGGAGCGAGCACGGAAGAGGCCCAGACACAAGTCGCGATCGAAGCCGTCGACTTGCTGGTAAATTTTTTAAAGAATGGCGAAATACGACATGCGGTCAACATGGCAGCCGTCGACCCGAAGACACTCGAGTCGCTCCGAGGTTTTCTCGACGTCAGCTACCGTCTGGGAAAATTCCTCTCGCAATCTCACGACGGAAAAATCCAAGCGTGTCGACTCAATTTTCGTGGTGAAGTGGCTACCAAGGACATTAATCTGTTGACGTCCGCTTTTTGTGCGGGTTTAGTCGAAACCGCCATGGACGAACCGGTCAATATTGTTAACGCCAAAGTGCTGCTTCAAGATCGCGGCATCGATATCGTCGCCGAATCTCGACCGGACCGAGGTGCATTCAATGCGTCGATCACCGCAGAAATTGAAACGGAGAATGCCACCTTTCAGGCCGGTGGCACCCTCTTCGGACACGATATGCCGCGCCTCATCCTCCTCGATGAATATCGTTTAGAAGCTTATCTGGATGGCGTGATGTTTGTCTTCAACCATCATGATGTACCGGGCATCATTGGCAAAGTTGGCAGCGTCTTTGGTGAACATGGCGTCAACATTGGCCAAATGGCGGTAGGCCGAGCCGGCCCGGGCGAAAACGCTGTAGGTATCCTGAATTTGGATAGCCCACCACCTCAAGCCGCCATCGACTCACTCCTTTCCGACCCACATATCGAGCGTTGCCGAGTCGTGGCACTACCCAAAGCAGGCACATCACCGTCCTGGCTTTAA
- the serC gene encoding 3-phosphoserine/phosphohydroxythreonine transaminase produces the protein MATVSDPSKTRVFNFSAGPATLPVPVLQQAQQEMLCFPGAGASVLEISHRSREFVQILESTTHHLTKLLDIPKNYKVLYLQGGSRLQFSMVPMNFLRGSKTPADYVVTGSWGKKALAEAQKEGTVHVAWDGKADGYQRVPDEKELQLTAGSPYTYITSNETIEGVQFSSEPTTGDSPLVCDASSDFLHRPLPIDKYGLIYACAQKNAGPAGVTIVIIRDDLLDRGADSLPGYLNYRLHSENDSMYNTPPTFSIYLVNLVARWLLEEIGGLAIMHELNQKKAAMLYEVIDQSNGFYQGHAASGSRSLMNVTFRLPSDEIQNQFIAEAALRKLVSLKGHRSVGGIRASIYNAMPLDGIIALRDFMQDFRTQTSS, from the coding sequence ATGGCAACTGTCAGCGACCCGTCGAAAACACGTGTCTTCAACTTTTCCGCTGGCCCGGCAACTCTCCCGGTTCCGGTCCTCCAGCAGGCTCAGCAGGAAATGCTCTGTTTTCCGGGTGCTGGGGCTTCAGTGTTGGAGATCAGCCACCGTAGCCGAGAATTCGTGCAGATACTCGAGTCCACGACTCACCATCTCACAAAACTGCTCGACATTCCGAAAAATTATAAGGTGCTCTACCTCCAAGGTGGATCACGGCTGCAGTTTTCGATGGTCCCCATGAATTTCCTGCGTGGCTCAAAAACTCCAGCCGATTATGTTGTCACAGGCTCCTGGGGCAAAAAAGCATTGGCAGAGGCTCAAAAAGAAGGAACGGTCCACGTGGCATGGGATGGGAAAGCCGATGGCTATCAGCGTGTCCCTGACGAAAAAGAGTTGCAATTAACCGCAGGTTCTCCTTACACCTACATCACTTCCAATGAAACGATCGAGGGTGTCCAGTTTTCCTCTGAACCGACAACTGGCGACAGTCCACTGGTATGCGATGCATCTTCGGACTTCCTACATCGCCCTCTTCCGATCGACAAATACGGCTTGATTTATGCCTGTGCGCAAAAAAATGCGGGCCCCGCTGGTGTCACGATTGTTATTATTCGTGACGACTTATTAGATCGTGGAGCTGATTCTCTGCCCGGCTATTTGAACTATCGGCTGCACTCCGAAAATGACTCGATGTACAACACTCCGCCCACTTTTTCGATCTACCTCGTGAATCTGGTCGCTCGGTGGTTACTGGAGGAGATTGGCGGTTTGGCGATAATGCACGAATTAAATCAGAAAAAGGCAGCGATGCTTTACGAAGTGATTGACCAAAGTAATGGTTTTTACCAAGGCCATGCGGCTTCCGGCAGTCGTTCGCTGATGAATGTAACCTTTCGCTTGCCGTCGGATGAAATCCAGAATCAATTCATTGCAGAAGCCGCTCTTCGAAAGTTGGTCAGCCTCAAAGGACATCGGAGTGTTGGCGGTATTCGCGCTTCGATCTACAACGCGATGCCGTTGGATGGCATAATTGCATTGCGTGATTTCATGCAAGATTTCAGGACCCAAACCTCAAGCTAA
- a CDS encoding tetratricopeptide repeat protein, translated as MRITVLQFSWLVGALTLAGCHSAGTNQNVQGVEQFQQGQPQAAIQNFEKALSDNPSNPDSFYNLGAAYHYMGKQKQDPRMLQESEALYNRCLDLDPNHVACHRALAVLLVDTNRPQSAFTLLERWSARNPQMADARIEMARLSEEFGETERAKQYLTDAIDVDPTNARAWSALARLREQDGQLAQALNNYQQAYHLNNYQPGVAQRMASVQQQISTGAVTPPGGTRTVQNQQGWTTR; from the coding sequence TTGAGAATTACTGTTCTACAGTTTAGCTGGTTGGTTGGCGCATTAACTCTGGCAGGCTGCCACTCGGCAGGAACCAATCAGAACGTGCAGGGAGTTGAACAGTTTCAGCAAGGGCAACCACAAGCCGCCATTCAGAATTTCGAAAAAGCACTTTCAGACAATCCATCAAATCCTGATTCGTTTTACAACTTAGGCGCGGCCTACCACTACATGGGGAAACAAAAACAGGATCCCCGCATGCTGCAAGAATCCGAAGCACTTTACAATCGCTGCTTGGACCTTGATCCTAATCATGTGGCTTGCCATCGCGCACTGGCCGTTTTACTTGTTGACACAAATCGCCCCCAAAGCGCCTTCACACTGCTGGAGCGTTGGTCGGCTCGCAATCCGCAAATGGCCGATGCGCGGATAGAAATGGCTCGATTATCGGAAGAATTTGGTGAGACGGAGCGTGCCAAGCAGTATCTGACAGACGCGATTGACGTCGATCCCACCAATGCACGAGCCTGGTCAGCTCTGGCACGACTTCGTGAGCAGGATGGACAACTGGCCCAAGCCTTGAACAACTATCAACAGGCTTACCATCTCAATAATTACCAACCGGGCGTGGCACAGCGAATGGCATCCGTCCAACAGCAAATCAGCACCGGCGCGGTAACTCCGCCGGGTGGAACTCGAACCGTTCAGAACCAGCAAGGTTGGACGACGCGTTAG
- a CDS encoding RNA polymerase sigma factor: MSTEIRQLVTDCLADDDPLAMMRLVGRFRGRVFALCYRMLGQWQDAEDVVQETFVRVSRNLARWDSTREFEPWLLTIAANRCRTHLAKRKLRPCTEPMYDGWATDQRDTEQQKAAQLNEELDRILTNLRPDWREAFESFHQRQLSYEQIASEMNRPVGTIKTWVHRGRQEIIRQLQHRDAIQG; this comes from the coding sequence GTGTCAACAGAAATTCGTCAACTCGTAACTGACTGCTTGGCGGACGACGACCCACTCGCCATGATGCGTCTTGTGGGTCGTTTTCGCGGTCGTGTTTTCGCCTTGTGCTATCGGATGCTGGGGCAATGGCAGGATGCCGAAGATGTCGTCCAGGAAACCTTTGTGCGAGTCTCGCGGAATCTGGCGCGTTGGGATTCAACACGTGAATTTGAACCCTGGCTTCTGACCATCGCCGCCAATCGATGCCGAACTCACCTGGCAAAACGAAAGCTTCGTCCCTGCACTGAACCGATGTACGATGGTTGGGCGACCGATCAGCGAGACACCGAACAACAAAAAGCTGCCCAACTGAATGAAGAACTTGATCGAATCTTGACCAACCTTAGGCCCGATTGGCGAGAGGCTTTTGAATCATTTCATCAACGCCAGCTGAGTTACGAGCAGATTGCTTCGGAAATGAATCGGCCCGTTGGAACCATTAAGACCTGGGTCCACCGTGGTCGGCAAGAAATCATTCGTCAATTACAGCATCGTGACGCGATCCAGGGATAA
- a CDS encoding FHA domain-containing protein, translating to MSVKLKVLRGASSGKEVAVRGPRFFIGRSEECNLRANSDAISRKHCAITVEENGATIRDLGSRNGTFVNGTQIEGVHRIQMGDQLRVGPLEFLVTQVEGVRSTQPEPTKAEAGDSTEDEMAGMVGDWLEEAEDDNSSASLAAPETREYKLDDTDLNLDVAKAAENDDPSEEKPSDKSSSSDTGKLPRKPTKNAPKDTQEAAAQMLRKFFNRG from the coding sequence ATGAGCGTCAAGTTGAAGGTGCTGCGCGGAGCGAGTTCAGGCAAAGAGGTTGCCGTCCGAGGTCCTCGCTTTTTCATTGGCCGATCCGAAGAATGCAATCTTCGCGCCAACAGCGACGCGATCAGTCGCAAGCATTGCGCCATCACGGTCGAAGAAAATGGAGCGACAATTCGCGATTTGGGAAGTCGCAATGGCACCTTCGTCAACGGAACTCAAATTGAAGGCGTCCATCGGATCCAGATGGGCGATCAGCTACGAGTAGGTCCGCTCGAATTCCTAGTGACCCAAGTCGAGGGAGTTCGTTCAACGCAACCCGAGCCCACCAAAGCGGAAGCGGGTGATTCGACCGAAGATGAGATGGCCGGCATGGTTGGCGATTGGCTGGAAGAAGCCGAAGATGATAATTCATCCGCCAGTCTTGCTGCTCCGGAGACGCGTGAGTACAAGCTTGACGACACGGATTTGAACTTAGATGTAGCGAAAGCGGCGGAAAACGATGATCCGTCCGAAGAAAAGCCCAGCGACAAATCGAGTTCTTCAGACACCGGCAAACTGCCTCGCAAGCCAACAAAAAATGCCCCGAAAGACACGCAGGAAGCTGCCGCACAGATGTTGCGGAAGTTTTTTAATCGCGGCTAA